Proteins encoded within one genomic window of Mycolicibacterium monacense:
- a CDS encoding ABC transporter permease, producing the protein MTAALTDPRPEPRTVGQWWVLTNRLVSPTLRNGEVATALVASVVFTVGWYIPLNNILGPRSGMSSYAQFLMPLVALQGISFAAITGALRAATDSVKGINRRFDSMPIPAFTPLAARMSAGLYRCAVGTFAALVSGHIIGFRFHGGLVNAVLFCVLLLAIGLVLSFLADLLGSNSKNPEATSQWLMLPQLIFGLISVGIQPAENFPEWIQPIVRNQPISQFIYALRALGGDTTPGAGEVSWPVIGPSVAWLVGVMVIMVPVSVMLLRRRS; encoded by the coding sequence ATGACGGCTGCCCTGACCGACCCCAGGCCGGAGCCGAGAACAGTCGGACAGTGGTGGGTACTGACCAACCGGCTGGTGTCGCCCACCCTGCGCAACGGTGAGGTCGCCACCGCTCTCGTCGCGTCGGTGGTGTTCACCGTGGGCTGGTACATCCCGCTGAACAACATCCTCGGTCCCAGGTCAGGGATGAGCAGCTACGCGCAGTTCCTGATGCCCCTCGTTGCGCTGCAGGGGATCTCGTTCGCGGCGATCACCGGCGCACTGCGCGCGGCGACTGATTCGGTGAAGGGCATCAACAGGCGGTTCGACTCCATGCCGATCCCCGCCTTCACGCCGCTGGCGGCGCGCATGTCGGCCGGCCTCTACCGGTGCGCCGTCGGCACGTTCGCGGCTTTGGTCAGTGGGCACATTATCGGGTTCCGGTTCCACGGCGGTCTGGTGAACGCCGTGCTGTTCTGTGTGTTGCTGCTGGCGATCGGGCTGGTGCTGTCGTTCCTGGCGGACCTGCTGGGCAGCAATTCGAAGAACCCCGAGGCGACGTCGCAGTGGCTGATGTTGCCGCAGTTGATCTTCGGGTTGATCTCGGTGGGCATCCAGCCGGCGGAGAACTTCCCGGAGTGGATCCAACCGATCGTGCGGAACCAGCCGATCTCGCAGTTCATCTACGCGCTGCGCGCACTCGGGGGTGACACCACACCGGGTGCCGGCGAGGTCAGCTGGCCGGTCATCGGCCCGTCGGTGGCATGGCTGGTCGGGGTGATGGTGATCATGGTGCCGGTGTCGGTGATGCTACTTCGGAGGCGATCCTGA
- a CDS encoding ABC transporter permease yields the protein MTMTHNGTRPADSTILQEDSFPKINRPRRENSPRTLFPHAWVQTKRLLMRFLRDPMTFFFGVVFPIFMLLVLDIVLGDAISAVTGNSAVYGSVPLMTVIGAMNGASVGAVGIIAEQNDGMLARLWVTPIHRASGLLARITAEALRVVINSVLLLAVGFALGLRFEQGIPAAVAWVCVPVLFGVAFAILVLTVALYWPSPTMVNAIVLVNSLCLFFSSGFVPLNQYPSWVQPAVEHQPVSYAIETMRGLSLGGPVLEPGIGILAWSGGIILACLIPMVIGYRKASMRG from the coding sequence ATGACGATGACGCACAACGGGACTCGGCCGGCCGACTCCACGATCCTGCAGGAGGACAGCTTCCCGAAGATCAACCGACCCCGTCGGGAGAACTCGCCGCGGACGCTGTTCCCACACGCCTGGGTGCAGACCAAGCGGCTGCTGATGCGGTTCCTCCGGGATCCGATGACGTTCTTCTTCGGCGTGGTCTTCCCGATCTTCATGCTCCTGGTGCTGGACATCGTTCTCGGTGATGCGATCTCGGCAGTCACCGGCAACTCGGCGGTGTACGGCAGTGTCCCGCTGATGACGGTGATCGGCGCCATGAACGGTGCATCCGTCGGTGCGGTCGGCATCATCGCCGAACAGAACGACGGCATGCTGGCACGGTTGTGGGTGACGCCGATCCACCGCGCATCGGGGCTGCTGGCCCGGATCACCGCCGAGGCGCTGCGCGTGGTGATCAACTCCGTGCTGCTGCTGGCCGTCGGTTTCGCGCTCGGGCTCCGCTTCGAGCAGGGGATTCCCGCGGCGGTCGCCTGGGTCTGCGTTCCGGTGCTCTTCGGCGTCGCCTTCGCCATCCTGGTGCTCACCGTGGCGTTGTACTGGCCGAGCCCGACGATGGTGAACGCGATCGTCCTCGTGAACTCGTTGTGCCTGTTCTTCTCCAGCGGATTCGTCCCGCTGAACCAGTACCCGTCGTGGGTCCAGCCGGCCGTCGAGCACCAACCGGTGTCGTATGCGATCGAGACCATGCGCGGGCTGTCGCTGGGCGGCCCCGTCCTGGAACCCGGTATCGGAATCCTGGCCTGGTCGGGCGGCATCATCCTGGCCTGCCTCATCCCGATGGTCATCGGCTACCGGAAAGCCAGCATGCGCGGATGA
- a CDS encoding ATP-binding cassette domain-containing protein produces MQDSRTANSDKSVVVKGISKSFGDVHAVRDVSFDVGRGEVVALLGPNGAGKTTTVDILSTLTKPDSGKATIAGFDVVSEASSVRRSIMLTGQQVALDDMLTGRENLVLFGRLQGLAKKAAEARADELLTAFDLQHAANRRLSTYSGGMRRRIDIACGLVVRPEVVFLDEPTTGLDPRSRQTIWDLVSGFKDVGIATLLTTQYLEEADALSDRIIVIDHGGIVAEGTADELKERTGGSYCEIVPRDLNDLPAIVDALGSLIPEQNRAALTAASDRIAMPAPDGPNTLVEALSRLNSASIQLTDIALRRPSLDDVFLALTADSESAAADDSDTADDGKSKELVGSSAGGSGRHRRNGRGSLTTSDLAS; encoded by the coding sequence ATGCAAGACAGCCGAACGGCGAACTCCGACAAGAGCGTCGTCGTCAAGGGGATCAGCAAGTCGTTCGGTGATGTCCACGCCGTCAGGGACGTGAGTTTCGATGTCGGACGCGGTGAGGTCGTCGCCCTGCTGGGGCCGAACGGTGCCGGAAAGACGACGACCGTGGACATCCTGTCCACCCTGACGAAACCGGACAGCGGCAAGGCGACGATCGCCGGCTTCGACGTCGTCTCCGAGGCCTCGAGCGTCAGAAGGTCGATCATGCTCACCGGGCAGCAGGTGGCGCTCGACGACATGCTGACCGGCCGCGAGAACCTCGTGCTGTTCGGCCGCCTGCAGGGACTGGCGAAGAAGGCCGCCGAAGCACGAGCCGACGAACTGCTCACCGCATTCGACCTCCAGCACGCCGCCAACCGGCGGTTGAGCACCTACTCCGGCGGTATGCGCCGACGCATCGACATCGCCTGTGGTCTGGTGGTGCGTCCCGAGGTCGTGTTCCTCGACGAGCCCACCACCGGCCTGGATCCGCGGAGCCGGCAGACGATCTGGGACCTGGTGTCGGGATTCAAGGACGTCGGGATCGCCACCCTGCTGACCACGCAGTACCTCGAGGAGGCCGACGCCCTCAGCGACCGGATCATCGTCATCGACCACGGTGGAATCGTCGCCGAGGGAACAGCCGACGAGCTGAAGGAACGCACGGGCGGCAGCTACTGCGAGATCGTCCCCCGCGACCTCAACGACCTCCCGGCCATCGTCGACGCGCTGGGATCCCTCATCCCGGAGCAGAACCGGGCGGCACTCACCGCGGCGTCGGACCGCATCGCCATGCCCGCCCCGGACGGTCCCAACACACTGGTCGAGGCCCTCTCTCGGCTGAACTCGGCTTCGATCCAGTTGACCGACATCGCGCTTCGGCGCCCCTCGCTCGACGATGTGTTCCTGGCCCTGACCGCCGACTCGGAATCCGCGGCGGCCGACGACTCGGACACCGCGGACGACGGGAAATCCAAAGAGCTGGTGGGCAGCTCGGCCGGCGGTTCGGGCCGGCACCGGCGCAACGGACGGGGCTCGCTGACGACGTCGGATCTGGCGTCATGA
- a CDS encoding phthiocerol/phthiodiolone dimycocerosyl transferase, whose protein sequence is MAYSTSVIRRLAPSEKFFAETQTFTSITVLLDGTVDIDAMADAFDALLEAYPVYAGHLEPDSDGGFELVADDLLHPGLWVQFEGDPAPTDQLDQGVALIYLLVKPDSTPVEVTLFIHHSLADGTHMAGLLFELFARYTEVVTTGSAGPVSPNPAPEPIETVLEQRGIRKQQRSGLDRFIPAMFAYELPPKRVTTRSAAERPAAVPTTRCRLSKAETSSLVKYGRVNRLFVNNLISAAILLAEWQVRRTPHIPIPYVYNVNLRALVEPPVSATGCTLAIGVATYLAHITPQTTMVELARGIADMFQADLADGVVQQSLLHFNMQYEGAIPGLPDVVLSTNLGNAVAMSTPPGLEVVGVQSQFYRASSAVIDVYSFGVVGGELLIEHHVDAAETTIDLIRSLLRSVVSEHQH, encoded by the coding sequence ATGGCGTACTCCACGTCGGTGATCCGACGGCTCGCACCCAGCGAGAAGTTCTTCGCCGAAACCCAGACCTTCACCTCGATCACCGTGCTGCTCGACGGGACCGTGGACATCGACGCCATGGCGGATGCGTTCGACGCCCTCCTCGAGGCCTATCCGGTGTACGCGGGCCACCTCGAACCCGATTCCGACGGCGGGTTCGAGTTGGTGGCCGACGACCTGCTGCACCCCGGACTGTGGGTACAGTTCGAGGGAGACCCGGCGCCCACCGATCAACTCGATCAGGGTGTGGCGCTGATCTACCTCCTGGTGAAGCCGGATTCGACGCCGGTCGAGGTCACCCTGTTCATCCACCACAGCCTCGCCGACGGAACCCACATGGCGGGGCTGCTGTTCGAGCTTTTCGCGCGCTACACCGAGGTCGTCACCACCGGGAGCGCGGGGCCGGTGAGCCCGAATCCGGCGCCCGAGCCGATCGAGACGGTTCTCGAACAGCGGGGCATTCGCAAACAGCAACGGTCGGGGTTGGATCGCTTCATCCCCGCGATGTTCGCCTACGAGCTGCCGCCCAAACGCGTGACCACCAGAAGCGCGGCGGAGCGTCCGGCGGCGGTACCGACGACGCGATGCCGGCTGAGCAAGGCCGAGACGTCGAGTCTGGTGAAGTACGGGCGGGTCAACCGGCTGTTCGTCAACAACCTGATCTCGGCGGCGATCCTGTTGGCGGAGTGGCAGGTTCGGCGCACACCGCACATCCCGATCCCGTACGTGTACAACGTCAACCTGCGTGCGCTGGTCGAACCGCCGGTGAGTGCGACCGGGTGCACGCTGGCGATCGGCGTGGCCACCTACCTCGCGCACATCACACCGCAGACCACCATGGTCGAACTCGCCAGGGGGATCGCGGACATGTTCCAGGCCGATCTGGCCGACGGCGTTGTCCAGCAGTCACTTCTGCATTTCAACATGCAGTACGAGGGCGCGATCCCCGGTCTGCCGGACGTGGTGCTGTCGACCAACCTCGGCAACGCCGTGGCCATGAGCACGCCGCCCGGCCTCGAGGTGGTCGGCGTGCAGTCGCAGTTCTACCGCGCGTCGTCTGCCGTCATCGACGTCTACTCATTCGGCGTGGTCGGCGGTGAACTGCTCATCGAGCACCACGTCGACGCCGCCGAGACCACCATCGATCTGATCCGGTCGCTTCTGCGGTCCGTGGTCTCAGAACATCAACACTGA
- a CDS encoding class I SAM-dependent methyltransferase, translating to MSSTSWLARRRATDLGPGAADTVHVELSGPPQTMLDMVFAKALDAESPHPVLGDNYARDLINRVDYDRRRNPITKQRRRQVSSITVRAAQFDIWVRQFLAVHERAVVLHLGCGLDSRVFRIDPGPGVEWFDVDFPDVIALRERFYPTRDHYHLVAASVTDPAWLRDLPTDRPVLVLAEGVSMYLLEQDGIALMRRVVEHFPAGEMQLDFWSRFGSRAQQKNNTVVRWSGSELGWSVDEPDDVLTKVPGTRLVTAISLFDAETAQRLPKGLRRFSRVASRTPVLRKIVQLHRYAF from the coding sequence ATGAGCTCAACGAGCTGGCTCGCTCGGCGACGCGCCACCGACCTGGGGCCCGGCGCGGCGGACACCGTGCACGTCGAACTGAGCGGACCACCGCAGACGATGCTCGACATGGTGTTCGCGAAGGCCCTCGACGCGGAGTCCCCGCATCCGGTGCTCGGAGACAACTATGCGCGTGACTTGATCAACCGGGTCGACTACGACCGGCGCCGCAACCCGATCACCAAACAGCGCAGACGGCAGGTGTCGTCGATCACCGTGCGAGCCGCCCAGTTCGACATCTGGGTGCGCCAGTTCCTCGCCGTGCACGAACGCGCGGTGGTACTGCACCTCGGGTGTGGTCTGGACAGCAGGGTCTTCCGCATCGACCCGGGACCCGGCGTGGAGTGGTTCGACGTCGACTTCCCCGACGTCATCGCGCTGCGCGAACGGTTCTATCCGACCCGCGACCACTACCACCTCGTCGCTGCGTCGGTCACCGACCCAGCCTGGTTACGGGACCTGCCCACCGACCGGCCGGTGCTCGTCCTCGCCGAGGGCGTCAGCATGTACCTGCTGGAGCAGGACGGGATCGCGTTGATGCGTCGTGTGGTCGAGCACTTTCCGGCCGGTGAGATGCAGCTGGACTTCTGGAGCCGGTTCGGATCCCGCGCGCAGCAGAAGAACAACACGGTCGTGCGGTGGTCCGGTTCGGAGTTGGGGTGGTCGGTCGACGAACCGGACGATGTCCTGACGAAAGTGCCTGGCACACGGCTGGTCACCGCGATCTCGTTGTTCGACGCGGAGACGGCGCAGCGCCTCCCCAAGGGGCTTCGTCGATTCAGCCGGGTCGCCTCCCGCACTCCGGTGCTGCGCAAGATCGTTCAGCTCCACCGCTACGCCTTCTGA